The following are from one region of the Trichoderma breve strain T069 chromosome 5, whole genome shotgun sequence genome:
- a CDS encoding flavin-binding monooxygenase-like domain-containing protein, whose amino-acid sequence MGSKPTYTVSDQWIGQPRPVRVVVIGAGIGGIAAVKLFRETFQDRPTTLVIYEKNHDVGGTWLENRYPGCSVDNPGHTYTYSWEGNPSWSRAYVGAEEVFEYYKGRAKAYGVYEYVNFNHRVIEARWDDYVGQWKLKIEKEGSSIIEDECEVLINVCGMLNQWKWPSIDGLSTYKGHLVHSAIWDSNYSFKGKTIGVIGSGSSAIQMVPKLQKEVKSLISFNRSPSWITQEFGAKYIPEGRGLVYSDEQREEWRNNPNEFLKYRKEVESIGNKFWHAQFKDGPIQEEWYKQTRQNMEKALGGNPELISKIVPTFAVGCRRVTPGHGYLEALTRDNVIVRSDEIRRITPTGVQMVDGTNLALDAIICATGFDNSFRPSFALIGENGVDMRDEWREEPRSYLSVAAAGFPNYFMATGPNFPLANGSLVACLEHTLKYAFRAVEKIQTQGVKAVSPTREAVNDFQEHKDAIMEKMVWTSPCRSWYKNGKVDGKVWGPYPGSVPHFFELMGETRWEDFKIEYRTSNRFQYLGRGNTHREVSGGDLAWYVTEPGADPAA is encoded by the exons ATGGGCTCAAAGCCAACTTATACAGTTTCTGACCAATGGATTGGACAGCCGAGGCCCGTTCGGGTGGTGGTTATAGGAGCCGGAATCGGAGGTATCGCTGCTGTGAAGCTCTTTCGCGAGACGTTTCAAGATCGCCCGACGACTCTTGTTATTTATGAGAAGAATCACGATGTGGGAGGAACTTGGCTAGAAAATCGCTACCCAGG ATGTTCAGTTGATAATCCCGGACATACATATACCTACTCGTGGGAGGGAAACCCATCCTGGTCTAGGGCATATGTTGGTGCCGAAGAGGTTTTCGAATACTACAAAGGCCGTGCGAAAGCTTATGGAGTATATGAATATGTGAACTTCAATCATCGAGTAATTGAGGCCAGATGGGATGACTACGTTGGTCAGTGGAAGCTCAAgattgagaaagaaggctCTAGTATCATTGAAGATGAGTGCGAAGTTCTTATTAATGTTTGTGGAATGCTCAA CCAGTGGAAGTGGCCTAGCATTGATGGCCTAAGCACTTACAAAGGCCATCTAGTCCACTCAGCAATTTGGGATTCTAATTACTCATTCAAGGGGAAAACTATCGGTGTTATTGGGTCTGGATCATCTGCTATTCAGATGGTGCCGAAGCTTCAAAAAG AAGTTAAATCATTGATCTCTTTCAACCGGTCTCCGTCATGGATTACTCAAGAATTCGGTGCAAAGTATATCCCTGAAGGTCGAGGACTCGTCTATTCTGATGAACAGAGGGAAGAATGGCGCAATAATCCCAACGAATTTCTAAAGTATCGAAAGGAAGTTGAAAGCATTGGAAATAAATTTTGGCACGCCCAGTTCAAGGATGGGCCCATTCAAGAGGAGTGGTACAAGCAAACTCGGCAGAATATGGAGAAGGCCTTGGGGGGGAATCCGGAACTGATATCGAAAATAGTACCTACATTCGCTGTAGGATGCCGAAG AGTGACGCCTGGCCACGGCTATCTTGAAGCTTTGACCAGAGACAACGTCATCGTGAGAAGCGATGAGATCAGACGCATCACACCCACAGGCGTTCAAATGGTTGATGGAACCAACCTCGCtcttgatgccatcatctgtGCCACAGGTTTCGACAATTCATTTCGCCCGTCATTCGCACTCATTGGAGAAAATGGTGTGGATATGAGAGACGAGTGGAGAGAAGAGCCTCGATCCTATCTTTCGGTAGCTGCAGCCGGATTTCCAAATTACTTTA TGGCTACAGGACCGAACTTTCCGTTAGCAAACGGCTCATTAGTTGCATGTCTGGAGCACACTCTGAAGTATGCTTTCAGAGCAGTCGAAAAGATACAGACCCAAGGAGTTAAAGCCGTGTCGCCTACTCGAGAAGCAGTTAACGATTTTCAAGAGCATAAAGATGCGATAATGGAGAAAATGGTGTGGACCTCACCGTGTCGCTCTTGGTACAAAAATGGCAAGGTAGACGGCAAAGTCTGGGGGCCATATCCCGGCTCAGTGCCGCATTTCTTCGAACTCATGGGCGAGACTCGATGGGAAGATTTTAAGATTGAGTATAGGACTTCCAATCGATTCCAATATCTAGGAAGGGGAAATACGCATCGAGAAGTTAGCGGAGGAGACTTGGCATGGTACGTTACTGAGCCAGGAGCAGATCCCGCTGCCTGA
- a CDS encoding FAD binding domain-containing protein: protein MSQYTASQKTLNVGIVGAGIGGLTAAIAVARAGAKVTLLEAAHELGEIGAGIQMFPNVSRFLVRWGVDKIIGDNIVYHHECNTYFGPDATLVAHSLASDLVEKAGFPWFVVRRDHLHYGLTESARRHGVKVIVGARVNEMQDLEDGVHLQTTTGDKYSFDMVIGADGIKSFIRSQLLPGIVPKATSKIAAYRGVLTYKQIFDEIPEARSYLGNNMDVWAGPNGYILTYPISGGKEFNIVTAFCRDDYVTKMEQVNIEEFRDYYKDYHPIIQKILKLVNYTQRWPLLQMAPVKTWSNKHKNVVLMGDAIHCMQNNMAQGAATAMEDGAFLGRIISEVVRGVISIPEAIQLYEKQRMPKAWVKQQISYMSGVINMMTDTTERDKAALPETQAALENPVRPTRLPPTYRSWQCYATADSVPGIFYYDAEGDADSTVCEYLCSKGPVDEIQQLSENLANKWMGYVHNNGLTMQNGEVKSDKGPALTPADYQRYTSHLHEKN, encoded by the exons ATGAGTCAATACACAGCGAGTCAGAAAACTCTCAATGTCGGAATAGTGGGAGCAGGAATCGGAGGACTCACTGCGGCCATTGCCGTGGCTAGAGCTGGAGCAAAGGTGACTCTGCTTGAAGCTGCTCATGAGCTGGGCGAGATTGGTGCTGGAATTCAG ATGTTTCCCAATGTCTCTCGATTCCTAGTAAGATGGGGCGTAGACAAAATTATTGGTGATAACATTGTCTATCACCACGAATGTAACACATACTTCGGCCCTGATGCCACTCTGGTTGCACACTCTTTGGCTTCTGACTTGGTTGAAAAGGCTGGATTCCCCTG GTTTGTTGTCCGACGTGACCATTTGCATTATGGCCTCACTGAATCGGCACGTCGCCATGGCGTCAAGGTGATTGTGGGGGCTCGTGTCAATGAGATGCAAGACTTGGAAGATGGTGTCCATCTTCAGACCACGACGGGTGATAAATACTCGTTTGACATGGTCATTGGCGCCGATGGCATCAAATCCTTCATTCGATCACAATTGCTGCCCGGCATCGTTCCCAAGGCCACTTCCAAGATCGCCGCCTACCGTGGAGTGTTGACGTATAAGCAAATATTCGACGAAATCCCAGAAGCGCGCTCTTACCTGGGAAACAACATGGACGTCTGGGCCGGTCCCAATGGCTATATCCTCACGTATCCAATTTCAGGAGGCAAAGAGTTCAACATTGTCACCGCCTTTTGCAGAGATGACTACGTGACAAAAATGGAGCAGGTCAATATTGAGGAATTCCGTGACTATTACAAGGATTACCACCCCATCATTCAGAAGATCCTCAAGCTGGTCAACTACACACAGAGATGGCCCCTTCTTCAGATGGCTCCCGTGAAAACATGGTCTAACAAGCACAAGAACGTGGTATTGATGGGCGACGCAATCCACTGCATGCAAAACAACATGGCACAAGGCGCAGCGACAGCCATGGAAGACGGTGCCTTTCTAGGTCGTATCATTAGTGAGGTTGTCCGCGGCGTCATTTCCATCCCCGAAGCTATCCAACTCTACGAGAAACAACGAATGCCCAAGGCCTGGGTTAAGCAACAGATTTCGTACATGTCCGGCGTTATCAACATGATGACCGATACAACGGAGCGTGACAAGGCTGCTCTCCCAGAGACTCAAGCGGCACTCGAAAACCCCGTTCGCCCAACACGTTTGCCCCCAACTTACCGATCTTGGCAATGTTATGCCACGGCTGATTCTGTCCCCGGAATCTTTTACTATGACGCTGAGGGTGATGCGGACAGTACCGTGTGCGAATATTTGTGCAGTAAGGGACCTGTTGACGAGATTCAACAGCTCAGCGAGAATCTAGCGAACAAGTGGATGGGCTATGTCCACAACAATGGATTGACTATGCAGAATGGTGAGGTGAAGTCGGACAAGGGACCTGCTTTGACACCAGCGGATTATCAACGATATACAAGCCATCTGCATGAAAAGAATTAA
- a CDS encoding major facilitator superfamily domain-containing protein has translation MSKIQIQEQSASAMEPQPVGAADAGVLEQSAPLEQAQNNGQDDSNAPPDGGLQAWLQVVASFALYFNHLGLLNSFGVFQNYYETDLLKDSTPSAISWIGSIQVFCLMSVGAVIGPLYDAGYCRALLAAGTLLVTLGFMMTSISTRYWQIFLAQGVCLGLGTCCLSIPSIAIVPMYFKRRRARAMGLATVGSGLGATLYPLMFQNLVPQIGFGWTMRVMGFMAFAMCSFALIIIRPRTAAKKPGWQQNGFSIRWFWDSSALKEKTYLLYCIAIFFNNLSFFNPPYYLQSYAVLHGMQGHVLAAYLLPILNASSIPGRIIPSFIADKVGSLDTYVVVCALSSASVFYWISVTNAAGNIAFAVLYGFWSGSVVALGSVVLTSITPDMSRLGTRLGMVSILKGIGSLIGPPISGAILNSTGKYIGIQLLAACGIMLTSLLSLVLRLVIARALFKTIRDDDEAYADASRPKSKAPASAHVTEDKRAS, from the exons ATGTCCAAGATCCAGATCCAAGAGCAGAGTGCGAGTGCCATGGAGCCGCAGCCTGTCGGTGCGGCCGATGCGGGCGTTCTTGAACAGTCAGCACCACTTGAGCAGGCCCAGAACAATGGTCAGGACGACAGCAATGCGCCTCCAGATGGCGGATTACAGGCGTGGCTACAAGTCGTGGCCTCATTCGCTCTCTATTTCAATCACCT GGGCTTACTCAACAGCTTTGGTGTCTTCCAAAACTACTACGAAACAGACCTCCTCAAGGACTCTACGCCCTCGGCCATCTCCTGGATTGGGTCCATTCAAGTGTTTTGCTTAATGTCCGTTGGAGCTGTCATTGGCCCGCTCTACGACGCAGGGTACTGTCGCGCGCTGCTCGCCGCTGGAACGCTTCTCGTCACCCTGGGCTTCATGAtgaccagcatcagcacgCGCTATTGGCAAATCTTTCTGGCCCAGGGAGTCTGCCTCGGCCTGGGCACCTGCTGTCTTTCCATCCCGTCCATTGCCATTGTGCCCATGTACTTCAAGAGACGCAGAGCTAGAGCCATGGGTCTCGCCACCGTGGGCAGTGGTCTTGGCGCAACGCTGTATCCCCTCATGTTTCAAAACCTGGTGCCGCAGATAGGCTTTGGCTGGACCATGAGAGTCATGGGGTTCATGGCGTTTGCAATGTGCTCCTTTgcgctcatcatcatccggCCTCGCACGgcggccaagaagcccgGGTGGCAGCAGAACGGCTTCTCCATCCGATGGTTCTGGGACTCTTCGgccctcaaggagaagacaTACCTTCTCTACTgcattgccatcttctttaACAATCTTTCATTCTTTAACCCGCCTTATTACCTGCAGAGCTACGCCGTCTTGCACGGCATGCAGGGCCACGTGTTGGCCGCCTATCTGTTGCCTATTCTTAACGCTTCTTCCATCCCTGGCAGGATCATACCCTCCTTCATTGCAGACAAGGTTGGTTCTTTGGACACGTACGTCGTCGTATGCGCCTTGAGCAGTGCAAGTGTCTTTTACTGGATCAGCGTGACAAATGCAGCTGGTAACATTGCCTTTGCCGTTTTATATGGCTTTTGGTCCGGTAGCGTAGTAGCTCTCGGATCCGTGGTTTTGACCTCCATTACTCCAGATATGAGTCGTCTGGGGACTAGACTGGGCATGGTGTCCATCCTCAAAGGCATTGGATCACTCATCGGCCCGCCCATATCGGGTGCCATTCTCAACAGTACTGGCAAGTATATTGGGAttcagcttcttgctgcCTGCGGCATCATGCTCACTtcgcttctttctcttgttttGCGACTCGTTATTGCGAGAGCGTTGTTCAAGACCATtagagatgatgacgaggcatATGCAGACGCAAGTCGTCCGAAATCAAAGGCGCCTGCTTCAGCGCATGTCACTGAAGACAAACGCGCATCCTAG
- a CDS encoding fungal zn(2)-Cys(6) binuclear cluster domain-containing protein, translated as MFNTFKYDPETKSVQELRRASDPISARSSQHQACNNCHAKKLKCSGDKNGCERCIASQLVCEYTRSPSRRGGRKSSGRNSTDSRELAGGDSSPGSHSGKSRHRSSKHPQYSGASSSKSKSRSGDYGDALDLLDPDTLGPDDGFDLRTLSLEGSGDAIGSDGTYGSGAYYSQQQHGGGSWQQMPSHGQYGEYMGGSSSSGQNYDGGEYYENYDEYGQYHDQNDPRYWGGHQQQ; from the exons ATGTTCAACACCTTCAAGTACGATCCCGAGACCAAGAGCGTCCAGGAGCTCAGGCGGGCCTCAGACCCCATCTCTGCCCGATCCAGTCAGCACCAAGCTTGCAATAACTGCCACGCTAAAAAG CTCAAGTGCAGCGGTGACAAGAATGGATGTGAACGCTGCATTGCCAGCCAGCTCGTCTGCGAATACACTCGTTCTCCCTCTCGCAGAGGCGGTAGAAAATCCAGCGGCAGAAATTCCACTGATAGCCGAGAGTTAGCCGGCGGCGACAGCAGCCCTGGAAGCCACTCTGGCAAATCAAGGCATCGGAGCAGCAAGCATCCCCAATATTCTGGggctagcagcagcaaatccAAGTCTCGATCCGGCGACTATGGTGATGCGTTGGACCTATTAGATCCTGACACACTCGGTCCCGATGATGGATTCGACTTGCGCACTCTCTCTCTAGAGGGCAGCGGCGATGCCATTGGTTCAGATGGTACCTACGGGAGCGGCGCTTATTacagccaacagcagcatggCGGAGGCAGCTGGCAGCAGATGCCCTCTCATGGACAATACGGCGAGTACATGggcggctccagctccagtggCCAAAACTACGACGGCGGAGAGTACTACGAAAACTATGACGAGTACGGACAATACCACGACCAAAACGACCCCCGATACTGGGGTGGCCACCAGCAACAATAG
- a CDS encoding tyrosine phosphatase family domain-containing protein, giving the protein MALNILSDNTVLPFASETPLTSPQLFPTLLPTQDHDLILENLSFSMSEMKTQSVVDDQTLIEEQTVSRTQRRAAVQQTLPSSTLPRASAMSRSTSSGSVVSVTATNVSEFPATPMDGRPVNFGLVVPGVYRSSYPKKEDYAFLKSLKLKTIVTLVKKDDPDHELESFVAANGIQQAVFNMKGTKKEPIPPSTMAAILELVLDRKNYPLMIHCNHGKHRTGCVVAVVRKLSGWGLDRVVDEYTTYASPKVRECDVEYITSFQPSSLEITLVRPVHAENPRFGPLQVRSFMRTLLFTAVVTTIWLVSGSRMAVQRNNMSS; this is encoded by the exons ATGGCACTAAATATTCTCTCCGACAATACTGTCCTCCCCTTTGCCTCCGAAACTCCCCTCACCTCTCCCCAACTGTTTCCCACCCTGCTTCCGACGCAAGATCACGACTTGATACTCGAAAACCTGTCCTTTTCCATGTCCGAGATGAAGACGCAAAGTGTCGTGGATGATCAGACTCTGATCGAGGAACAAACCGTCTCACGCACTCAACGCCGCGCTGCTGTTCAGCAGACGCTGCCGTCTTCAACGCTACCTAGGGCTAGTGCTATGTCTC GCTCTACATCAAGTGGATCAGTAGTATCAGTTACTGCAACAAACGTCTCAGAATTTCCGGCAACGCCCATGGATGGTAGACCAGTCAATTTTGGCTTGGTTGTTCCTGGTGTTTACCGAAGCAGCTATCCTAAGAAGGAAGACTATGCCTTCTTGAAGAGCCTGAAGCTGAAGACGATAGT TACCCTGGTCAAGAAAGATGACCCCGATCACGAGCTTGAGTCCTTTGTCGCTGCCAATGGCATCCAGCAGGCCGTCTTCAACATGaagggaacaaagaaagaaccAATTCCGCCCAGCACCATGGCCGCCATTCTCGAACTTGTTCTGGATCGAAAAAACTATCCTCTCATGATCCATTGCAACCACGGAAAGCACCGTACCGGATGCGTCGTAGCCGTTGTTCGCAAGCTGTCTGGCTGGGGCCTCGACAGAGTCGTTGACGAGTACACCACCTATGCCTCCCCCAAGGTTCGGGAATGTGATGTCGAGTACATTACCTCATTTCAGCCCAGTTCGCTCGAGATTACATTGGTTCGGCCAGTCCATGCCGAGAATCCACGCTTCGGCCCACTCCAAGTGCGCTCATTTATGAGGACCCTTTTGTTCACTGCCGTAGTCACGACAATATGGCTGGTGTCTGGTTCTCGCATGGCCGTTCAACGCAACAATATGTCCAGCTAG
- a CDS encoding mitochondrial ribosomal protein s25 domain-containing protein — translation MGGRQIRPAGVYKAVREELKHQLMPGYNVPTPPWFAVMNSVPPSEALVRTVTPRHRMPNPKATKPKKLFRPQSIAYPEDALRTSFYKDHPWELARPRVVLELDGKDYQHCDWSKGLRQPGIPLSGESVVQRQLWLMENEKMSKRKAYDTVRREFYKLRQQEEVEKRIAIEEARYVGAYFGKTRLDIGMQLEDQEYENWKIWAGKETANREARASSDIETFGLEEEEGAAETAEAQPVTAAA, via the exons ATGGGCGGCAGGCAAATCCGCCCCGCGGGCGTCTACAAGGCCGTCCGGGAAGAGCTCAAGCACCAGCTCATGCCGGGCTACAACGTGCCCACGCCGCCGTGGTTCGCCGTCATGAACTCGGTGCCCCCGTCAGAGGCCCTCGTGCGCACCGTCACGCCGCGCCACCGCATGCCCAACCCAAAGGCcacgaagccgaagaagctGTTCCGCCCGCAGAGCATTGCGTACCCGGAAGATGCGTTAAGAACGAGCTTCTACAAGGATCACCCGTGGGAGCTGGCTAGACCGAGGGTGGTGCTGGAGTTGGATGGCAAGGATTACCAGCATTGTGATTGGAGCAAAGGGCTGAGACAGCCGGGTATCCCACTATCAGGTGAAAG CGTCGTGCAGCGCCAGCTGTGGTTAATGGAAAACGAAAAGATGAGCAAGCGCAAGGCATACGACACGGTCCGCCGAGAATTCTACAAGCTGCGCCAGCaagaggaggttgagaagAGGATAGCCATCGAGGAGGCGCGCTACGTCGGCGCGTACTTTGGCAAGACGAGATTGGATATCGGCATGCAGCTCGAGGACCAGGAATACGAGAACTGGAAGATTTGGGCCGGCAAGGAGACGGCGAACCGGGAGGCCAGGGCAAGCTCGGACATTGAGACGTTTGGactcgaggaggaggagggtgcGGCGGAGACGGCGGAGGCGCAGCCtgtgacggcggcggcataG
- a CDS encoding oligosaccharide biosynthesis protein alg14 like domain-containing protein: MARSTIIAFGLASAVALGSAIFTITSSPRLLKASLLTLGASSIALLIFASTRHIQLISHRSRNRSARQPNSQNGLVQRAPVDYNLFVLGSGGHTKEMLMMMDDGFCNFADFHRRYLISSGDSMSENHVHDYEESLASLCESRGTSPGTYDKFIVTRARRVHQPLWSTPFTALLSIVEIFPALLIPPKDLVGMKMKPCYPSRVFSNGPATGFFVALAVHLLKMVYLVPESCMKVIYIESWARISTLSLTGKLLFHTGIADVFVTQHQEVATRYGVQNAGEIVFNSRRLDDIEPSPAK; encoded by the exons ATGGCTCGCTCTaccatcatcgcctttgGCCTCGCCAGCGCCGTAGCTCTCGGCtcagccatcttcaccatcaccTCTTCACCCCGCCTTCTAAAAGCCAGCCTCCTCACCCTCGGCGCCTCTAGCATCGCccttctcatcttcgcctCA ACAAGACACATTCAACTCATCTCCCATCGTAGCCGCAACAGAAGCGCAAGACAGCCCAACTCACAAAATGGTCTCGTCCAGCGCGCCCCCGTAGACTACaacctcttcgtcctcggcTCTGGAGGTCACACAAAGGAGATGCTTATGATGATGGACGACGGCTTCTGCAATTTCGCCGACTTCCACCGCCGCTACCTCATCTCCAGCGGCGACTCCATGTCGGAGAACCACGTCCACGACTACGAGGAGAGCTTGGCGTCGCTGTGCGAATCTCGTGGGACGTCCCCTGGCACATACGACAAGTTCATCGTCACCCGCGCGCGCCGAGTCCACCAGCCGCTCTGGTCGACCCCTTTTACGGCGCTGCTTAGTATCGTCGAGATATTCCCCGCGCTGCTCATCCCGCCAAAGGACCTGgttgggatgaagatgaagccgtgCTATCCCAGCCGCGTGTTTTCAAACGGGCCGGCTActggcttctttgttgcGTTGGCGGTGCACTTACTCAAGATGGTTTACCTTGTCCCTGAGAGCTGCATGAAGGTGATCTACATTGAGTCCTGGGCACGCATATCAACTCTCAGTCTGACGGGCAAGCTCCTATTCCACACCGGTATAGCAGACGTCTTTGTCACACAGCACCAAGAAGTCGCAACTCGATATGGCGTACAGAATGCAGGAGAAATTGTCTTTAATTCCCGCCGCTTGGATGACATAGAACCCAGCCCTGCCAAATAA
- a CDS encoding ras family domain-containing protein: MEAKMENQEPEAIMQDAPQDVPQEMPGELAESIDNWRHSVPSRMEREDPFVNDGFVPRPETRVTFREPEKPPVRRPSTRIAMMRAAIPLFRRSNGPNALQPSLMERPETALGVRDEEEDEMVTEAKNPIRGFFALFGRKRKHRSPSPTPTVVLDTPLTLHFLFVGAQGAGQTSLLFRARYGLFPDSSAITRTCYETYTNHRMYYSQPRLSYVQWDGIFLCFDIKDKNSLHTILQWWQNAVQGGFLSQQQSEVLLHLIGMKKDQRASCLDEAHRLQGPFDPSYAPFPTCCVIPHDAMWYARRIGCHRYLECSAKTGEGVDVMIEEAGAEATRRAIIIARMMRMAPGKRRLF; the protein is encoded by the exons ATGGAAGCGAAAATGGAGAATCAGGAGCCAGAGGCAATCATGCAAGACGCTCCTCAGGATGTTCCCCAAGAAATGCCAGGAGAACTCGCCGAGTCCATCGACAACTGGAGACATTCGGTCCCCAGCCGCATGGAGCGCGAGGATCCCTTTGTCAACGATGGCTTCGTGCCTCGACCCGAGACTCGCGTC ACCTTTCGTGAGCCGGAGAAGCCTCCTGTTCGCCGCCCATCGACCCGCATCGCCATGATGCGAGCCGCCATCCCGCTCTTCCGCCGCTCTAACGGCCCCAACGCGCTCCAACCGTCCCTCATGGAACGCCCCGAGACAGCCCTGGGAGTTCgggacgaagaagaggacgaaaTGGTGACTGAGGCGAAGAACCCCATCCGAGGCTTTTTTGCCCTGTTTGGTCGCAAGAGAAAGCACCGTAGTCCTTCGCCCACTCCCACGGTTGTCCTCGATACGCCCTTGACCCTTCACTTTTTGTTTGTCGGTGCCCAGGGTGCTGGACAAAcgtctttgctttt CCGTGCTCGCTATGGTCTTTTTCCCGAC TCGAGCGCCATCACTCGCACCTGTTACGAGACGTACACCAACCACCGCATGTACTACTCTCAGCCG CGACTGTCGTACGTGCAGTGGGACGGCATCTTCCTTTGCTTTGACATTAAGGACAAGAATTCTCTCCACACTATTCTTCAGTGG TGGCAGAACGCTGTGCAGGGCGGCTTCCTTAGCCAGCAGCAGAGCGAggttcttcttcacctcATCGGCATGAAGAAGGACCAGCGTGCCAGCTGCCTTGATGAGGCCCACCGACTTCAAGGCCCCTTTGATCCTTCATATGCGCCTTTTCCTACCTGCTGCGTGATCCCCCATGAT GCCATGTGGTACGCCCGTCGTATCGGATGCCACCGCTACCTCGAGTGCTCTGCCAAGACCGGCGAAGGAGTGGACGTGATGATCGAAGAAGCCGGCGCCGAAGCGACCAGACGAGCCATCATAATTGCTCGCATGATGCGCATGGCGCCCGGCAAGAGACGCCTGTTCTAA